In one window of Gossypium hirsutum isolate 1008001.06 chromosome A01, Gossypium_hirsutum_v2.1, whole genome shotgun sequence DNA:
- the LOC107917312 gene encoding receptor-like protein 54 — translation MVNDSFPYWIEALSELQVLVLRSNRFHGPITAATSPRSLLKLRIVDLSCNNFFVPLPTAVKGFEIELVKILTIFTSIDLSCNNFEGQIPRDIGELSSLRGLSLSHNNLVGHIPSSLRNMTRLEWLDLSSNKLSGQIPTGLLDLTFLSSFNVSCNQLVGPIPKGKQFNTFEYGSYQGNLGLCGVPLSRGCNNNVLGKPPPAPWMNSHEDDGSKLEFGWKVVAIGYGFGFIFRAAMGCGCLRTGVGV, via the exons ATGGTAAATGATAGCTTTCCTTATTGGATCGAGGCATTATCAGAGTTGCAAGTTCTTGTACTCCGTTCCAACAGATTCCATGGTCCAATAACGGCTGCTACGAGTCCTCGGTCTCTTCTGAAATTGCGAATAGTTGATCTCTCCTGCAACAACTTTTTTGTCCCTCTGCCAACCG CTGTTAAAGGGTTTGAGATTGAATTGGTGAAGATTTTAACTATTTTCACAAGCATTGATCTCTCATGCAACAACTTTGAAGGACAGATTCCAAGAGACATCGGAGAGCTTAGTTCGCTACGAGGTCTCAGTCTTTCTCATAACAATCTCGTTGGGCATATACCATCTTCACTTAGAAACATGACTAGGCTTGAATGGTTGGATCTTTCGTCCAATAAGTTGAGTGGGCAAATTCCAACGGGATTGCTAGATTTGACCTTCCTTTCCTCCTTCAACGTTTCATGTAATCAACTTGTTGGACCCATACCAAAAGGCAAGCAGTTCAACACTTTTGAATATGGTTCGTACCAAGGAAATCTGGGATTATGTGGCGTTCCACTCTCTAGAGGATGCAACAACAACGTGTTAGGAAAACCACCTCCTGCACCGTGGATGAACTCTCACGAAGACGATGGCTCAAAGCTTGAATTTGGGTGGAAAGTTGTTGCGATCGGTTATGGATTTGGATTCATATTTAGAGCGGCAATGGGATGTGGTTGTCTTAGAACCGGTGTTGGAGTTTGA
- the LOC107917311 gene encoding receptor-like protein Cf-9, whose protein sequence is MGYHSPTFCLLLCSHFVSVLCSSPSPTHLCSPNQSAALLQFKTHFSINQTASKNCEYSNPKAKTTSLKKGIDCCLWDGVSCDNITGEVISLDLSCSCLSSTFPSNTTFFLLSSLQRLDLSFNDFRKSEISSNFGRFPSSTHLDLSYSWFSGLVPYEISYLSNLVSLHLSYRPTTDLIGFQAPGPILKLEKFAVNEIVRNLTKVREIYLDGIDMSSIDPNSFVNLSYSLTSLSLFGCHLRGKLPDNIFKLPNIEYLRLDENPKLTGQFPKSNWSSPLVSLSASEASFSGELPQIIWRFKVFNGFGSIVYGKIPSSLTNPAKLSILTLNDNQLEGFLPDNQNAFPNLALLDLSNNLLSGTTPSWLYTIPRLLYLNLGNNQFNGHISEFQNRLLIKIILKDNSFRGPIPSSISKLVDLTSLDLSSNELNGTISLNMFSELQNLKKLDVFDLHSNFIEGDLPKLPPNIRFLSVSNNSLVGTLSGICNMKFIEILDLSYNDFSGIIPQCIGSFSQSLSSLNLKMNKLHGAITRFLLRDVL, encoded by the exons ATGGGATACCATTCCCCTACCTTCTGTCTATTACTTTGTTCCCATTTCGTATCAGTTTTATGTTCTTCTCCTTCACCAACACATTTGTGCTCTCCTAACCAAAGTGCTGCCTTGCTCCAATTCAAAACCCACTTTTCCATTAACCAAACTGCATCTAAAAATTGTGAATATTCTAATCCTAAGGCTAAGACCACCTCATTGAAGAAGGGTATAGATTGTTGCTTATGGGATGGAGTGAGTTGTGACAACATCACCGGTGAAGTCATCAGCCTTGACCTCAGTTGCAGTTGCCTTTCTAGCACATTCCCTTCCAACACCACCTTTTTCCTCCTTTCAAGTTTGCAGAGGCTGGATTTATCCTTCAATGATTTCAGGAAATCCGAAATTTCCTCCAACTTCGGTCGCTTTCCAAGCTCAACACATCTTGACCTTTCCTATTCATGGTTTTCAGGTCTTGTTCCCTACGAAATCTCCTATCTCTCCAATTTAGTTTCACTGCATCTTTCCTACCGTCCAACTACGGATCTCATTGGCTTTCAAGCGCCTGGACCAATTTTGAAACTTGAAAAATTCGCTGTAAACGAAATAGTGCGGAACTTGACAAAGGTAAGGGAGATTTATTTGGATGGAATAGACATGTCATCCATTGATCCTAATTCCTTCGTCAATCTTTCTTACTCTCTCACATCTCTTAGTCTTTTTGGTTGTCATTTGCGGGGAAAATTGCCAGACAACATTTTCAAACTTCCCAACATCGAGTACCTGAGATTGGATGAAAACCCTAAACTCACTGGTCAGTTTCCAAAATCCAATTGGAGCAGTCCCCTTGTTAGTTTGAGTGCATCCGAAGCGTCTTTTTCTGGAGAATTGCCTCAAATAATTTGGCGATTTAAAGTCTTTAATGGTTTTGGCTCTATTGTTTA TGGTAAGATTCCATCTTCACTTACAAACCCCGCAAAACTGAGCATTCTTACCCTTAATGATAACCAATTAGAGGGCTTTCTTCCTGATAACCAAAATGCATTTCCAAATCTAGCCCTTCTTGATTTATCTAATAATTTACTCAGTGGTACAACACCATCTTGGCTTTATACCATTCCTCGTTTACTTTATTTAAATCTTGGAAACAATCAATTCAATGGTCATATCAGTGAATTCCAAAACAGActtctaattaaaataatattgaaagaTAACAGCTTTCGTGGTCCTATTCCAAGCTCAATTTCTAAACTTGTGGACCTCACTTCCCTTGATTTATCGTCGAATGAGCTAAACGGTACAATAAGTTTGAACATGTTCTCAGAGCTTCAAAATCTCAAAAAGCTTGACGTATTTGACCTCCACTCCAATTTTATTGAAGGTGATCTCCCAAAATTACCCCCTAACATCAGATTCCTATCAGTCTCAAACAATAGTTTAGTCGGAACGTTGTCTGGTATTTGCAATATGAAGTTTATTGAGATTCTCGATTTGTCTTATAATGATTTCAGTGGAATCATCCCACAATGCATCGGAAGCTTTAGCCAGAGTCTTTCATCGTTGAACTTGAAGATGAATAAGCTCCATGGAGCCATTACTCGATTTTTGCTAAGGGATGTGCTTTAA